From the genome of Setaria viridis chromosome 1, Setaria_viridis_v4.0, whole genome shotgun sequence:
TCGCCTGCGCGGCCGGAGCCGCTGCCTCGGCCTCGGTGGCGTTGATCCGGTGGAGGGAGGTCATGGAggcggaccggcggcggcggaacatGCCGCTGTAGATGCCGAACATGGCGCAGCCGGTCGGCGGGTCCCGCGACTCCGTcatggcgacggtggcggcgtcgtCTCGCGGCCGCGCACCCCCGCGGTCGTCTGCGTCGTGCGCGCGCGTAGGGAAGGCGAGGGAGGGGGGCAAGGCCAAAGATGGGAGGGGCAGGGGAgtggtgggctggtggccgTTGGCTCCTGGCTGGCAACGAACGAACGACGACGGGTTCCGGACTTGGGGTGGGGGTGGGAATGTGGGGAGCACGGGGGTTTTAAACCGCGAATATTACAGGAAACCCCCTTGTGTTATATGGAGCTGGTGCCGTGGGCCCTTTTGTGCAAGTTCTCAGTTTCTTCttccattttcatttttttccctcctccctcctttttTGTTTTGGAGTAGTGGTCTTCATTCATTGGCTCATTGTCATGGAGCAATGGAGACATGGACCATGGGTTGGTGGTGCATTCATGTTGCGAATGGCTTGGTTAGGTCAAACGTCTAGTTTTTAGTTATTGCGGCATCTGGTTTGTACTGTATTTGCATCATTGTTTCTGTGTTCAAACTTTAAACAAGAAGCACGCCGCAATTAAGAAGTATACTTGGCAAAGCAGGACAACCAGATGGCCAATAATAGTTGTGGGATTCAGTATGTGCGCGTAGGTTAAAGCATGAACCATTTGACCAAGGAATGTTCCTGAGCCATACCGTACCTGCAATAGGAATTAGGCAGGGCGTCAGCTGCATTTTTGCCAGgaggtttctttctttctttcgttTAAGTTAGTTCCTCCATGTTCTGACTTCGGAGTCCACCGTGAATCAGggtctctctgttttttttttcctttgagaaaaGTGTACAGGTTTAGCCAGCTACCACATGCATCCTTCGTTATGAGGCTCATCAATCTAACTGATTACATGATCCAATCGTGAAAAAAAAGAACCGCCACGATCAACCTGCCTACTTAGCTGGTCAATGTTTTCATGGAATGTTGGAACACACCCTAAAGCGACAACAGCTTGGCAGCATGGTTTGCACGTATGGATATAGCTAGCGCGCGCGACGCACGAGCTGGGCGATCATCGAGTTGCCGGAGTGGGAGACCGGCCGGGCACCGGAGCGCGCGGACACGACCGCACGACACACATTCCTGGTAGGGCATGTAGGTCTGGTGCACCCTCCATTATTGTCTGTTCATGCACCCACCCCGGCCGACTTGTAGCTtcccccaaaacgtgttggacgTGCCAAGCACATGATGCTCCGGGGATCCGGCACTCCGGCCCGACCCCGAGTTGGCAAAGCGTCgcctgccggccggcctcccGCTCCCCCGTCCTTTTTCTGGACGCGATATTTCCTATTCCCACCGGTGGCATGGCACGCAAAATCGCGTGCTCCTCTCTGGTCAATGCCCTCTCCTAGCTTTTCTGAATCAGGCGTGCCTCTTCtatttttttaggaaattttTGTCCTAAAACTATCTAGGAGTACGTTGCTGATACTTTCCGTTACCGTTTGAATTGGAGGTCCGTCGATCATTCGTGTGCCGCGTTATTCAGTTCTTTCTGGACGACCGACATTATCCGGCTTCATGATCAGGTACCAAAATTCTAGCGTGTTCATCATGAACGGCCATATCGTTAGTTGGGAACAGTACGCGGAGAGGCCTCGCCGGTTTTGATGATTGGCGTGATCAGATCCGAGATACACGTACAGCGACGTCCGATCGAACGGATCGTGGATATCCGCACGTGCGCGCATATGTATAATGTACTATACGCAGGCATGTCCGCCGGGAAACGGGGCAAGCGCGTGTGTACAGATAGATGCTCGATACCGACCCGACTCGGCCGTGCGGTGGTACTCCAACCTCCGTGTCTGTTTCGGGAACCAAACTTCGCAGCGTGCCATCAATCTCGAACAAATCGGGGTTCAGAGTTCGGGTGTGCCGTCCCCGTCGTCTGCAGGCGACCTGAAAAATACAAGACCGTACCGGGTCGCTCTTGGTGGCGTCAGACACGGTGGTTTGGGGGATCGTCGGAATCGCCGTGCCTCGACCTGCTGCTGTGTACAGTACAACCAACGTCTACGTACAGCGAGCCTAGCCGCACAATCTGCATGATTCTTAAGCGTTGTAAAAGGTTTGGAGCGTGGGGCTTGGAGAATGCTAGCTGTCCAAGGTGTGGAATGACAAAGTTTACACTTGCTGCAGCGAGTTAGCAACAACTGTTTCTTTTGTattgagcttttttttttgccgggggggggggggggggtgtatTTGTGTGCATTTTCATGTAAGTTGTAAAAGGTTTGGTAAGAAGGTGGTGTTTGATGTTCATTCAAACCCAAATGATAAGTGGGCATAGTTTGACTGCATGCCGGGCCGTCCAATTTGGTCCTGGGCTTGTTAGCGAAGAAATCGGCTGCGGCTCCTCGTTTGTCTCGCTCGCCTAGGCAGCTGGGCTGTGCTGCTGTACTGGCCTGCCTGTGGCCTTGATGGGCTGAATGGGCTGAATAGCTCATGGAATCCTTTTGTGTTTTTCTCCCTCTACAATAGCGAtgtaagggcctgtttgggctTTGGGGGCGATTTTACCGGCTCCGGCTTTAcagatataatttttttttaaaccaaGACACTGCAGCGCAAAATTGTTTGACAAACTGAGGTAAAGATGAACCGGAAACCGGATGAAACCAGTAATTTTTAGACTTCGGCCGGTGTTGTTTTAGAAGAAACCTCCCAAACGCCCCCTAGATAACTTACAAAGTTACAATGACTGTAACATTACATAACCACGTGGTCGTGCAGCAATCGGACCATTGAGATTTGGTTTAAAACAATTTTACCTTATACCACCTCCGTTAGAAAACACTATTTTACGTAGCCGCCTGCTGACTTAACGTGGCCACCGTTTGCTCTTATCTTTGTGGATTCTCCATCTGTTTTGAAGTGGAGCGGAGCGCTCTGCAGTCGGCGCTACCGCCAGGTACATGAACACCCTCGCTTCCTCAGGAAGCACGTGCACGACTTCCCCTGCCGCCCCCCATATGCCACCGCAAGCACTGGCAACCGCAGTCCAGCACGCGCAACCGCCGAAATCGTCACTGCAAGTACGCCATATTATTCAGGTGCGCAGGCGCAGGTCTACGCTTATCCTTATCTCGTGGCAAGAACCCAACGCCCCAGTCAGCCCGTGCCCGTTAATGACACGGTGACAACTGACAGTACTGTGGCACCGAGCATCTTGACGAACGGCTGTACCAGTCGCACCCATCACACTCCATGCAGGCGGTTGTTTCAGCATTTCTCTCATCACAGGTGTCAAgctaagggcgtgtttggataTATTGTATTGACAGATGCAGATCCCAATACGATTCTTCTCGTGCGTCGACGTCGGAAGAGTAGAGGTGTGCACACTGGTTGGTTGACCCAGTTTTGACATGGCCGTGGAGTTCTCCCCAAGTTTTCGGGCGATCGAGCGCCCGAATTCTTCCGCATGAACAGGGACATGTGGCGGTGGACCTGACCGCGGATCTTGCCGAGAAGAGACCAGCGAAGCATCGAGCCCTCTTCGCCGAGGTTCCATCTGGCAAGAAACTGAGAGGCTAATCTGCCGCTCAAGGAAGGGCAGTAGACGACGAGCTTCTTGTTGTGGCTGTGGAGCCCCAGTCCGTCCTACTCGACCGAAAAGCGGTGACAGAGCGCGCGCCGATGACTTGATGCATGTGTCCAAAAACCGAGACGAACCGGTCGCACGTACTGCAGAGGCTCGTTTCGCAACGCTCCGCAACTGTTCGATCTGCCCGGTTGGCTCTTGCGAGTTGGTCGTCCATTAGCTAGGGCCGGGACTTTCTGTCTGACTGAAGCTTCTTACACGCTACACTAACCTTTACCGTACTGCTCACCTGCATGCGTTAGTTTATACCGCCTGCGTTCACTGAATCACTCACTGTCACTGGCGTAGATAAAGGTAATACTCCAATAAACATAAGTATGCCACAAAAGCACACGTCTAGATAAGGTTAAAGGCGCCGTCGATCACTGCCCAAGTCAAACCCACCACGACACCGGCTAACTCGTGCAAATTAATCTCCAGGTCAATCTGAATGGAGTGCTAAAATATCATTAGTGCGAGTGTCAGTGACACACCTGATGAGCGATCGAGGATTCGAGGTACCTGGCTAGGTCATCCAAAGAAATGACATCACTGTCACAGTGTCACTGGAGTACTGTGCATCTAGTTTATATATACGCATCGACGCCCGTCGCGACTTTATACACGCCACACTTCGATCGTGCCATCCCGACACGACTTGTGCGCTCACGGCTCGCACCGATGTACTCGTGCGAGCAAGaccacacggcggcggcgcgcacagCGTTCGCCGACACGGGCTACCACCGGGCGTGCGCCGCGCCCCGCTCGCTCCAGCGCGCGGCCGCCCATCGGCCCGGCCAGCAGGTACTGctcccggccgcggccgcggcagtTGCCGCCGTGCAGCCGCGGCGCGCCAAGAGCAAGAAGCGCGGGGCGCCGTCGcggccctcgtcgtcgtcgtcgcgccgGTCGTCGACCACCGTGGTGGCGACCGACGTGAGCAACTTCCGGGCCATGGTGCAGGAGCTCACCGGCttcccgccggccgccatctTCCGCCCGCTGCCGCGCAGGGTGCACGCGGCCAGCCCCTTCGTCGgcgtcagcggcggcgcggggcaagGGTGTTCCGGTAGCGAACGGCGAGGGCATGGCGGTTCGGAGGCGACCAACAGTGGTACTAGAGTCgtcgtcggtggcggcggcaccagcCCCGACGCTCCGGCGGCCGCGCTGCCGGTGAtggcgcagccgccgccgccgcagtgcGCGCCGCTGGGCGTGTTCGACGGGCTGGCGGACCTCGGCTCGCCGGAGTTCGACTCCTGGGGAGATTTGACAATCGAATAAGCACTCTCGCTCTGGATCGTCGTTGGCCGGCTAGATTAATGGATGGATTGTTCAAGGATGGTAACCTGCTGGTTGGTAATTTCCTTGTGTTCTTGTGTTATGTGCACGTGTAGCAGTTAGCCACACGATGGGGCAGTAGTGCTTGTTGTTTTCACAAGATATGCCTCGGTGTAAAATTCAGGGACCAAAGTGGCTATTTTGCTTGCATTAATCAGGCTCTTGTAATGCAAATCACTTTCGATTGGCTCAATTGACTTTCTGTAAGTACATACTGCTTTAATGGGAAAAAACTATCTGGCCTTTTGCATCCAATTCATTATCATAAGGTTTCTATTTTAAACGATAAGGGAAGCTCATCGATTGTCAAATCTTACTGCCGTGTCAGTGTTTTTCCTCTAAATTTCTCTTGCTTGTTAAGCGATGCAGTCAAGTATAAACGAAATAAGACAAATATGACGGTCACAGTCGCTGACGCGTGGACGACCGGACCTTTCATGTGGCGGCTGACAATTCATTTCATAGTACAACAAACTGACTGACGAAGCAAGCCAGATGTGTCGCTCGACTCGAAGTCAACCAAATATTAAAAAGCTATGCAGAATGACTAGCTAGAAATCAGAAAATCAGGAGGACAATATTAAAAAGCTATGCAGAATTcttagggtgtttggatgcacCCGCTAAAGTTCaacacctgtcatatcggatgtttgatactaattagaagtattaaacataagctaattacaaaactaattgcacggatggagtctaattcgcgagacaaatctattaagcctaattagtccatgattcgacaatgtggtgctacagtaaccatttgctagctcaagggttctgcaattagttttataattagctcaggtttagttctcctaattagcgtcggaatatccgatgtgatactgttaaagtttagcatctagtatCATGCACCGGCACGTACGAGAGCCTGAACAGACAGATTGCGCGACAACTGGCGGGCACTCTGGTTGCCACCTTCCTGCGATCTCTTGCTCTTGATGTTGAACCTCTTCCGAGTTTGTAACATGTTTTGTACTGTTGCAAGTCTTGGTCATGGCACTTGACAGGCTAGGTTGAACGTGTCAAGCGCCTCTGAACATTTCTCTCGTCACCGGATCTCGTCATGAGTGTTGAATGCACCGTCAGATCCAAGCTAGCGTACATGAGAAACTGAATGATGCATGCACCTGGCTGCTTAGACTCCTCTAAACAACCAGAAAAGTTAAGGTAAAAAGGACTTTGCACCCAAGGTCAGAGTTTTAGAACAATTAGCGTCCAGTTTGATTCTTGTTATTTAGCCATCAGGAAAGGGCAATCACacttcacaaaaaaaaagattaatgAAGGCTATATAATGAAGGGATCAGCTCAGCCATGCTCTTCGAACCCACAAGTGTCCAAGCGTTGATTGCAGCACAAAAATTAGCAAGCAGATCAATAAACCATCTTTTATTTAACGAGCACTGCTATATATGCAGGCTGGGTCACAAACTTATTATTGTTCAGAAACATAACCATGCGTTCAGCACTTTTTATGGAGCTTCATGCACCCATCAAGTAAGGAGGTACATACGAGATGGTGCTGAGACACCCTCCTCACTCTGCTCCTAGGAGCGCGAGGATAATATCCTCATAGTCTCTGGTCGTATCTTTAGCAACAGCACGCTCCAGCGTCACGCTGTTCCTCTTCTGGTAGGCCTCCTTTATCAGCTTCAGGTCGACCTCAGCGCGGGTAGTTATGACCCTGGTGAGATCATCCTCATCTGTGCCCATGCCTCCAAGAGCTAGTCGAAGGATTTTCTCAAAGTACCTGTCAGGGCAAGTGAAGCATCGGATGATCGCCCGCAGCGTTGCAAGGAACTCATCCTTGGGATCAGCTTTCAGATCCTGTTAGAAGTGAGTACCAAACAACATTATGAGCAACTGTAACTGAACAATTTCTCACACAAAAAACTGTGAACAGTTCCTCTTCTAGCAATCTGCAAGCACTTGAATCTTGCAGAAAATAGATTAATGCAGGGCAAAACGACAGACTGTTGATGAGTGAACCAAAGTTGTATAAGGGTGAACGCAGGGCAAAACGACAGACTGTTGATGAGTGAACCAAAGTTGTATAAGTGGTAATTCTTTTTCACTTAGCTGGTTGATTCCATCTTAATACCATATATGCAGCTTAAACGAGTGCTAATCAAAATCGATCGCGAAAGGAGGGGCATAGGTAAAACATACAgacattttttttgcattttgtgTGTCTTAAAAAATTGAATGGTAATGTAAGTTTCCTAACAAGAGCGCACTTATCGTTATTTACCTTGTTGATTGGATGATCAAACTGATCCTTGTAGCTATTGAATGTTGCAAGTAGCTGAGCTTTGCTCCGTGTGGTTAGAATCCTGATGATCTCCTCGTCACTATAAGCCTTCTTATGAATCTTCTCATGAAGTATTTTGGCTTCAGAGTGGGCCAATGAAGTGTTCACCTCTGGGCCATCATAGCGGTATGCACTTACAAGAGGCACCAAAAGCTGAAACGAAGAAATGACTATTTTTAGAACTCCCTTTTTTACCAACACTCAGCTCTAATCCACTCAAAATAGGAAAGTTCAGGAAAAGTATACATAGACCGGAAAATACATCAAGCTTAATCTAAACGTGACGAGTCGACAACCACCGGATAATCAAATTTTCAGTTCATCATTTTGACATATAGCAGCCACACTCAGTTTAGATCATCTAATATCTTTTTTGAAAATTGAGGGATCATCTAATATTGTATTCATGATTCTAAATCAGTCATATCAAGGTccagaaaacacacacacacataagaGACAAGATAAGTGTACCAACAGGATTAACAGATTTGTAACATCTCATCTTCAGGATGCGCAGTGAGCGCTAGACTAGTAATGGAACTAAAATCATAAAGAGTTttgtgcaaaaaagaaaaacaaataataTCATAGGGCAATATTTTTAACTAAGGTAGCACCGCATGACGAAGGCATCGTCTGCAGAATATCTACAAGCATATCATGATCCTGTTGCAAATGTTGAAGCTCTGCGTCAGTAGATTTTCAAAATAATAGAAAGCACATCCAGCTTAATTGAAAAGGTATCATGTTGGCAACCATGACTGGTCCAATTAATATaattaagggtgtgtttggatcttccggctaaagtttagcccttgtcacatgaatgttcggatgctaattagaaggactaaacatgagctaattataaaactaattgtagaagccctaggctaattcacgagactaattattaagtctaattaatccatcattagcaaatggttactgtagcaccacattgtcaaatcatggactaattaggcttaatagattcgtctcgcgaattaacctc
Proteins encoded in this window:
- the LOC117833058 gene encoding uncharacterized protein, whose translation is MYSCEQDHTAAARTAFADTGYHRACAAPRSLQRAAAHRPGQQVLLPAAAAAVAAVQPRRAKSKKRGAPSRPSSSSSRRSSTTVVATDVSNFRAMVQELTGFPPAAIFRPLPRRVHAASPFVGVSGGAGQGCSGSERRGHGGSEATNSGTRVVVGGGGTSPDAPAAALPVMAQPPPPQCAPLGVFDGLADLGSPEFDSWGDLTIE
- the LOC117838678 gene encoding annexin Gh1; the protein is MATLTVPAAVPPVAEDCEQLHKAFEGWGTNEKLIISILAHRDAAHRRAIRRAYAEAYGKELLRALGDEIHGKFERAVILWTLDPAERDAVLANEEAKKWHPGGRVLVEIACARPPAQLFAAKQAYHDRFKRSLEEDVAAHITGDFRKLLVPLVSAYRYDGPEVNTSLAHSEAKILHEKIHKKAYSDEEIIRILTTRSKAQLLATFNSYKDQFDHPINKDLKADPKDEFLATLRAIIRCFTCPDRYFEKILRLALGGMGTDEDDLTRVITTRAEVDLKLIKEAYQKRNSVTLERAVAKDTTRDYEDIILALLGAE